In the Triplophysa dalaica isolate WHDGS20190420 chromosome 8, ASM1584641v1, whole genome shotgun sequence genome, TTCCGTCAGTCATTGTGAAATTGCACAACTGTCGTGTAGAAAGCTTCGTGTAATGTCGGTCgataagattatttattttaggacCTTGTTCATCATCATTCTGTGTCTTATTAATACTGTACCGTCTTGTTTTCAATAACCACTTTTCATTTGTTGTCATGTTTCTGTTCATGTGAAGTAGGTGGATGAAAGCGTggaaactgtgtgtgtatgttctcTAAAACAGTGCTATAAGCTCTAATTTACTGCTTAGTATTCAGTCTATGACTTccttaaacacacattttaaaataaaatttatttagaaaaacacCTGTGTTCTGGTTCATTTCAGTGTACATTAATTAGATGTTTCCAGTAGCCATCATGTGCGTGTGTTACGTGCATCTCTTTGTGAGGGGTTCCAGTCGGCTGCCTGTTATCCGGTTGAACTCTCTGATAATGTAACTTTCCTTCTGTAGCATCTGTGGACACAAGGAAAATGTGCTCCGTTCTATTGCATATGCGCGCACATTTTTCAGGACAGACTTTTTTTCtccaatttacatttttattgttcattccaATTAACAATCAacctgcagttggtttgttttcatttaagccataataacaaaaaatacagctaactaacacaattacacaataacatgataaaaagcatgattttaGTCTCATTTTGTAATCATACTCCTCCAATATTCTTACCTCATTGCACTCTTCATCAGTTTCATGTCTGTATCCAAGTAAGTGGCAGATTCCATGTGCTGTGACCACCTGTGTCATGAGAAGACGGAACGTGCAActgtacattataaataaatctatctgaaacagatttttacacaaatacttctttaaacatttaagttcTTTGCTGGGAAAAAAAGCAGGTTGTTGTTGGAGTACAAAACGGTTGTATAATTATGTCAATTATAGTGGTATGAAGCTGGTTCTGTTAAGAAAACCAAGACATGCTTACTGTAAGGGTCTCGTGAAGGTCCTGAGATGTATCTTTACACTGTTGGATTATATATTCTACTCCTAAGAAAATGTCCCCTAAATTATACTCGTCTCTGTGGAGTGCGTACGGCAGTCTGCCAGGCCTCAGGTCCTTGAGAAATGATACAAACAGCCATAGATGTTTTTGAGGATATGTTTACAACATTATATATATGTTGTATTATTAATGCCATATTGTGAATACGAAGAGAAACATTcacattatattaaataaatataaaatcaaataagcCAGAGTCTGATTAATGTCTGAtaacaaaagagagagagagagagagagagagagagagagagagaaaatcaaataaataatataagatTAGGGTTAATAATCAATAGCATATTTGCTTATAATTTTAAAAGCTCCGATTGCTCTATTAGTTgtaaaatttgtaaaatattacaataaacattaagTTCGTTTTGGAAATGAGAAAATGTTGGTTTGGAATAGGACcatttcattttatgaatgtgaaatataCCCCGTAAAATTATCAATTGTGTAAGATATGTTGCATCTTTAACCAATCCTTGATCATTAAAGTCATTAGATGTTAGAGCGCAGACCGATCAGCCTATGAAATCAAAGCTTTGTTGTAGAGTAGCTCTCGCGATATTTCGGTGTCACACCGCGATCGGTCAGCGCACAATGCGCAGCGGCGCATGTCATGAAGTCGTGTCTTTGATGGACGCATCATTATCAGTAATATTACCTCGTGGAAAGGGAATGAGAGCACATCGGTGGGTTGGTTCTGTCTCCTGTACACGTTGTTTATTCTCTGTATCTTGCGGTTGTCCACGCATATGACGCTCATGTCAAACCTCTGGACACCGAAGATCAGTCTCAGTGTTTCGACATCTGCTCTCAGTCTCGCGCGTCTCAGAGACACCACACTCTGTAGATTCCTCACTACTACACCCATCATATAAATACTAACTTACACATATAATACAGCACCAAATATCTCCATCTGACGTCCCTGAGGAGACGTTCTGTTGCGCTATTAAACGCGTTTTACTGTGCAGACAGGACAGCAGGTACTAACTCCTTTCGGGAAAGTATAATGTATAAGTATTACAAAAGATAAGGAAGTTTTCCTGAACTCCTCATGATCTCGATCATTTCTCAGCGCTCCTTCCATTGATTTAAAGCAAGTGGCTGCTACGCATGCGTAAACAAACACTCACGTGACAACAGGTCGGAGAACATTTCAAAAGAAGAGTATGCACattgaaaactgttattttaattttatactctttaaatacattatatttgaaaatgcacacatttacacatcaaATACATGTAGAAGTTCTACCATTGCTAGCGGCGATGTATTTATTCcttttcttttgcatttatttcactGCGTTTTTCTAGCAGGAAGTGGAATTCGAACTTCCGGCAGTGGCTTGCGCGTTCGCATTGGAGGTCACTTTGCATCAAAAAGGTAAATATGTCGTAATTCAACATGCTGACACAATATCGCGCAGTATAGTGGTGTAATTTACGATGTTTTGATTTGAATAAGGTATTTTTTCGCTACTGAGTGAATGTATTTCCT is a window encoding:
- the ybey gene encoding endoribonuclease YbeY, with translation MMGVVVRNLQSVVSLRRARLRADVETLRLIFGVQRFDMSVICVDNRKIQRINNVYRRQNQPTDVLSFPFHEDLRPGRLPYALHRDEYNLGDIFLGVEYIIQQCKDTSQDLHETLTVVTAHGICHLLGYRHETDEECNEMLQKESYIIREFNRITGSRLEPLTKR